From Saccharomycodes ludwigii strain NBRC 1722 chromosome IV, whole genome shotgun sequence, one genomic window encodes:
- a CDS encoding HAD family hydrolase (similar to Saccharomyces cerevisiae YER062C | GPP2 | Glycerol-3-Phosphate Phosphatase (paralog of YIL053W | GPP1)), giving the protein MATKKLSLKVNACLFDVDGTIIISQPAIAAFWRDFGKDKPYFDTEHVVNISHGCRTYDIMAKYAPDYATEEYVNKLESTIPEKYGEYSVEVPGAVKLCNSFNELPKEKWAVATSGTRDLATKWFKYLHIKKPTHFITANDVTQGKPHPEPYLKGRTGLGYPPNKEHPELSKVVVFEDAPAGIIAGKAANCKIIGIASTFDLEFLKEKGCDIVVKNLESVSIGGYDSKTDEVELVFSDYLYVKDDIQQWK; this is encoded by the coding sequence atggctACGAAAAAACTTTCCTTAAAGGTTAATGCCTGTTTATTTGATGTTGACGGCACAATCATTATTTCCCAGCCAGCTATTGCTGCTTTCTGGAGAGATTTTGGTAAAGACAAGCCATATTTTGACACGGAACATGTCGTAAATATTTCACATGGTTGTAGAACTTATGATATAATGGCAAAATACGCTCCAGATTACGCCACTGAAGAATATGTCAATAAATTAGAAAGTACTATTCCAGAAAAGTATGGGGAATATTCCGTTGAAGTTCCAGGTGCCGTTAAATTATGTAATTCCTTCAACGAGCTGCCAAAGGAAAAATGGGCCGTTGCAACTTCTGGTACCAGAGACTTGGCCACAAAATGGTTTAAATACTTACATATCAAGAAACCTACTCATTTCATTACTGCCAATGATGTCACTCAAGGTAAACCTCATCCAGAACCATACTTAAAAGGTAGAACAGGATTGGGATATCCTCCGAACAAGGAACACCCAGAATTATCTAaggttgttgtttttgagGATGCTCCAGCTGGTATTATTGCCGGCAAAGCTGCTAACTGTAAGATTATTGGTATTGCTTCCACTTTTGATTTAgaatttttgaaagaaaagggatgtgatattgttgttaaaaATCTAGAAAGTGTTTCCATAGGTGGGTACGACTCCAAAACTGATGAAGTAGAACTAGTGTTTAGTGATTATTTATATGTTAAGGATGACATACAGCAATGGAAATAA
- the SOV1 gene encoding Sov1p (similar to Saccharomyces cerevisiae YMR066W | SOV1 | Synthesis Of Var), whose product MISNSIRSRNKHLIVKIIKANARNFTCNNNQLLLRHHAQSHLRKLNQQKSSNKLESDPISQNTSIDTEHFVEKDLLERGFSKVNVPESLSKTYLDYLQVNNTAFKKSSKNLNVLKEKMKQLSGPTKTPRPENENENENDQQKYISIINSIFHYLVNESYLEITRFNTLGPEKISQIVESDDFVKTAKFAALQNNEMDEQLLFDRLKYDLFKDTGNPGKLQSTTENYWKMTKNLFNVLELIDRDQKNVALYESFKLEEFVSIFEFCKKIPVKSLKLKGLCISGNLIYRNNPKLRMDPINESFYIESLMNYGSAKKAILLVRNSTERIHQRWWNEVGLMCYLSTNQLKKFKKMFKETINKFGDDYIDIRILKKAIWKNLSFCNNIQEANYYCDLFIKIVERYGCEEYNPEQQIMQNTTSIFFRSQEEGNLFLNRPIKPTDKDFYSVISSFLSNGQYQRAKQLLTLLTKKMNNTIKEKNNFLITSTALYLATNVNELLKHTEPNSNRFDQHFTKHYLHNIKYLQEVHLNSFNSIFLKNLIKLSKNSKYNDLIVKFIMDNLLKDNIMDQPYKIRAIIRVLLNDKKITLAKQILEATEKLSKNDDPTITIYYSEFVMYYASEIGNLLKSKHVTRKRTVTISNKNKICDKDLFEKYKNEVELVLMKHIEDQDIPVSAEFLSASLKYYIISDQLGKSIDLVNDIAIQGLNLYAEDEFERTSSELESNPALYYSILCVYYRYYYSLKYDTYYKYSIKKFPNKNSLVNCIIKIPLEDILHKFLIKRNILPNDAVIGKIIQTLVVKDDYNMLLLFLNLLDQKLGVTVLNQKNISVILDALKQSYVYDERGKILEKEKNKDNSTDLIFIHKDSYLKALKIVKDKIKRGDIMSKLADASSSGGITIQMLNEIVVEYLYYKGRGNNSSFNINNKQNLREIFHRFGFDSTKILAVIDQYTNC is encoded by the coding sequence ATGATCTCTAATTCTATAAGATCAAGAAATAAACATTTGAttgttaaaataataaaagccAATGCTAGAAATTTTAcatgtaataataatcaactGTTGCTAAGACATCATGCCCAGTCCCatttaagaaaattaaatcaacaaaaatcTTCCAACAAACTGGAAAGTGATCCTATTTCCCAAAATACTAGTATCGATACCGAGCATTTTgtagaaaaagatttattagAAAGAGGGTTCTCCAAAGTTAATGTACCAGAATCATTGAGTAAAACTTATCTGGATTATTTACAGGTTAATAACACtgcatttaaaaaatcatccAAAAACCTAAATGTcttgaaagaaaagatgAAGCAGCTTTCTGGACCTACTAAAACTCCACGTcctgaaaatgaaaatgaaaatgaaaatgaccagcaaaaatatataagcaTTATTAACTCTATTTTCCATTATCTTGTTAACGAGTCATATTTAGAAATCACCAGATTCAATACTTTGGGTCCTGAGAAAATATCTCAAATTGTTGAATCAGatgattttgttaaaaCTGCCAAGTTTGCTGCTTTGCAGAATAATGAAATGGATGAACAACTATTATTTGACCGACTAAAATACGATCTTTTCAAAGATACCGGGAACCCAGGTAAGCTCCAATCCACCACAGaaaattattggaaaatgactaaaaatctttttaacGTTTTGGAATTGATAGATAGAgatcaaaaaaatgtagCACTATATGAATCTTTTAAACTCGAAGAGTTTGTATCAATTTTTGagttttgtaaaaaaatacctgtcaaaagtttaaaattgaaaggGCTATGCATATCCggtaatttaatatatagaAATAACCCAAAATTAAGAATGGATCCTATTAATGAATCGTTTTATATTGAAAGTTTAATGAATTATGGTTCTGCCAAAAAGGCAATTCTATTAGTAAGAAACAGTACGGAAAGAATACACCAGCGTTGGTGGAATGAAGTTGGATTAATGTGTTATTTATCCACTAATcaattaaagaaatttaaaaaaatgtttaaagaaacaataaataaattcgGTGATGATTATATAGATATTagaattttgaaaaaagccatttggaaaaatttgtCATTTTGCAACAATATCCAAGAAgctaattattattgcgatctctttattaaaattgtgGAACGGTATGGCTGTGAAGAATATAACCCAGAACAACAAATTATGCAAAATACTACATCCATTTTCTTTCGATCTCAAGAAGAGGgcaatctttttttaaatagaCCCATTAAACCAACTGACAAAGACTTTTATAGTGTGATAAGCTCATTTTTAAGCAATGGCCAATACCAAAGAGCTAAACAACTTCTAACCCTTTTgactaaaaaaatgaataacaCTATTAAAGAGAAAAACAACTTTCTAATCACATCTACCGCGCTTTATTTGGCTACTAATGTTAATGAGCTTTTAAAACATACGGAACCTAATTCTAACAGATTTGACCAACACTTTACCAAGCATTATCTTCACAACATTAAATATCTCCAAGAGGTGCATCTAAATTCAtttaattctatttttttaaaaaacttgatcaaattatccaaaaactcaaaatataatgatTTAATTGTTAAATTTATCATGGACAATTTACTCAAGGATAATATTATGGATCAACCGTATAAAATCAGAGCAATAATAAGAGTTTTActaaatgataaaaagatTACTTTGGCCAAGCAAATTTTAGAGGCAActgaaaaattatcaaaaaacGATGATCCTACAATTACAATTTATTACTCGGAATTTGTTATGTATTATGCCAGTGAGATTGGTAATCTTTTGAAATCAAAACATGTTACTCGTAAAAGAACAGTTACTAtcagcaacaaaaataaaatctgCGACAAAGatctttttgaaaaatacaaaaacgAAGTTGAGTTGGTGCTTATGAAACATATTGAAGACCAAGATATTCCTGTATCTGCTGAATTTTTGAGTGCATCATTGAAATACTATATTATTTCAGATCAGTTAGGTAAAAGCATTGATTTAGTTAATGACATAGCCATTCAAGGCTTAAATTTGTATGCTGAAGATGAATTTGAAAGGACAAGCAGCGAATTAGAAAGTAATCCTGCTTTATATTACTCAATATTATGTGTCTATTacagatattattattctctAAAATATGACActtattataaatactcaatcaaaaaatttcctaataaaaatagccTTGTTAATtgcattattaaaataccATTAGAAGACATTTTAcacaaatttttaataaaaagaaatattctGCCCAATGATGCGGTTATAGGTAAAATTATTCAGACTCTAGTGGTAAAAGATGACTATAATAtgcttttgttgtttttgaacCTCCTAGATCAAAAATTGGGAGTCACAGTATTGAACCAAAAAAACATTAGCGTTATATTGGATGCGTTAAAGCAATCCTATGTTTACGATGAAAGAGGTAAGATAttagaaaaggaaaagaataaaGATAATTCAACAGATTTGATATTTATACATAAAGATAGCTATTTGAAAGCATTGAAAATAGTCAAGGATAAAATTAAGAGAGGTGATATAATGTCCAAATTGGCAGATGCATCGTCATCGGGCGGCATCACTATCCAGATGTTAAATGAAATAGTTGTTGagtatttatattataaaggCAGGGGAAACAATTCTTCatttaatatcaataacaaACAGAACTTAAGGGAAATTTTCCACAGATTTGGCTTTGATTCGACTAAAATTTTAGCAGTTATTGATCAGTATACTAATTGCTAG
- a CDS encoding uncharacterized protein (similar to Saccharomyces cerevisiae YGR110W | CLD1 | CardioLipin-specific Deacylase), translated as MSAGSATTVNNPPQQQPTSNSKLQVEDLENYGYKSAFKTWRNLKPPVKLEERILSFLSFYPPNKSKNSFKKAQILDVPIDENFNQLTGKQGKNNYIHEFYIENTLPRIQSDKAEMNGEDVVMVHGYGAALGLFLFNFEQLSNLPGIKLHALDLLGFGLSSRPPFPKKENSRSWYTFWNSGKGKGKEDSLQQGSILPTMKDVDNAESFFIDSLEAWRRERNVNKFILVGHSLGGYLSCCYALKYPQHVSKLVLISPVGVETSMFDLTRNDNNNNSNSKTVKILGPDVKQEIDIDTDKPANTDKIAQGGENTRASSSFHVPDSNGHVEKIPNVPKVLDFIWKQEISPFTLLRCMGPIGPLVSGRWSFRRFDHLGDPDKVMAMHEYTYGTFRLNGSGEYALTRLLGPGALAYHPLLSRVPGKIQCPSLWIYGDHDWMSKEAGEIIVNKINASPQNSDSDNTRAEFKIVKNAGHHVYLDNPTDFDSLLSTFLGY; from the coding sequence atgtcagCAGGATCCGCCACTACAGTTAATAATCCACCACAGCAACAGCCTACCAGCAACAGCAAGCTTCAGGTCGAAGACTTAGAAAATTATGGTTACAAATCAGCATTTAAAACTTGGAGGAATCTGAAACCACCTGTTAAACTAGAAGAGCGTATActatcttttctttctttctatCCACCCAATAAATCCAAAAATTCGTTTAAAAAGGCACAGATTTTAGATGTGCCAATAGATGAAAATTTCAACCAATTGACTGGTAAGCAAGgcaaaaacaattatattCATGAATTTTATATTGAGAACACTTTGCCTCGGATACAGTCCGACAAAGCAGAAATGAACGGAGAAGACGTTGTAATGGTTCATGGGTATGGTGCTGCTTTAggtttgtttctttttaattttgaacaaCTAAGTAATTTGCCCGGTATCAAACTGCACGCTTTGGACTTACTGGGTTTTGGTTTATCTTCAAGACCACCCTTTCCTAAAAAGGAGAATTCTAGAAGTTGGTACACATTTTGGAATTCGGGCAAAGGCAAAGGCAAAGAGGATTCTTTACAACAAGGCTCTATCTTACCTACTATGAAGGATGTGGATAATGCAGaatccttttttattgatagtCTAGAAGCATGGAGAAGGGAAAGAAAtgtcaataaatttattttggttGGTCATTCACTTGGTGGTTATTTAAGTTGTTGTTATGCTCTAAAATATCCGCAACATGTTTCAAAATTAGTTTTAATAAGTCCTGTTGGCGTAGAAACCTCTATGTTTGATTTAACCAGaaatgacaataataataatagtaatagtaagaCTGTTAAGATATTAGGTCCTGATGTTAAGCAAGAGATTGATATTGATACTGATAAGCCAGCTAATACTGACAAAATAGCTCAAGGAGGTGAGAACACCAGGGCGTCATCTTCATTCCATGTTCCCGATTCTAATGGCCATGTGGAAAAAATACCCAATGTTCCCAAAGTCTTGGATTTTATTTGGAAACAGGAAATATCGCCATTCACACTATTAAGATGTATGGGTCCAATAGGTCCCCTAGTTTCGGGCAGATGGTCATTTCGTAGATTTGACCATTTAGGTGACCCAGATAAAGTTATGGCTATGCATGAGTATACATATGGCACTTTTAGGTTAAATGGGAGTGGTGAATATGCTTTAACTAGATTATTGGGGCCCGGTGCATTAGCTTATCACCCTCTATTAAGCAGGGTGCCAGGAAAAATACAATGTCCATCATTGTGGATATATGGTGATCATGATTGGATGAGTAAAGAAGCTGGTGAAATTatagtaaataaaatcaatgcAAGTCCTCAAAATAGTGATAGTGATAATACTAGAGCTGagtttaaaattgttaaaaacgCAGGTCATCACGTTTATTTGGATAATCCAACAGATTTTGATAGTTTATTATCTACATTTTTAGGGTATtga
- the UBX4 gene encoding Ubx4p (similar to Saccharomyces cerevisiae YMR067C | UBX4 | UBiquitin regulatory X), with product MSISVEYQFRTFKPTITPGSTLNDVLRQTLNHFKLSSSIKGDQEEWALSTQQQKDNVKPLDLNIPLRYLNLPQGCKLLLHKVEKPSTKNGDYNTFFKLKFQIITTSIGGGANNSTKTKILKTNKNEKVLDVLIKHIDNDLLHKENFKLQVFNKVFEKNDITNMTTFEDINVMEDMMIRLSIIGKDNKTEDTTINATTNNIRDPTPNATTNTIDNKHNKIEKKHVVQEKGKEEKNMVQLHQPVLYEPSEHPQVEISKIIEENDNAMDYTLDVDDVKKYQKMLNKMANSNRTSHDLKNSVKKITTCEVRVRFPDRSFLSSFFKPDESAHELYEFVRKTLLSFELEFELYLSHPYTKIPDDFNLKLVDDLKFESKTMVVLLSKSSGPYFKSDIEVKSLNIQDNNNGYSKHEDTKTSNVPLLGKNAQHAEPIIGDTKEPNNNNNNNNNNKKDIAKNKHDIQKKMSKFLRLSKK from the coding sequence ATGTCAATTAGCGTTGAATACCAATTTAGGACATTTAAACCTACTATTACTCCAGGATCCACATTAAATGATGTCTTAAGACAAACTTTGAACCATTTCAAATTGTCATCCTCGATCAAAGGAGACCAAGAGGAATGGGCTTTATCAACACAACAACAGAAAGATAACGTTAAACCTTTGGATTTGAATATTCCCTTGagatatttaaatttgcCACAAGGTTGTAAACTACTTTTACATAAGGTTGAAAAACCATCAACAAAGAATGGTGATTATAACACTTTTTTCAAGTTGAAATTTCAAATCATAACAACTAGCATTGGTGGTGGTGCCAATAATTCTACTAAAaccaaaattttaaagacaaataaaaatgaaaaagttttagatgttttaataaaacatataGATAATGATCTATTGCACAaggaaaattttaaattgcAAGTTTTCAACAAAGTATTTGAAAAGAATGATATAACTAATATGACTACTTTTGAAGATATCAATGTTATGGAAGATATGATGATTCGTTTGTCTATTATTGggaaagataataaaactgaGGACACGACAATCAACGCcaccactaataatatcagGGACCCAACACCCAAtgctactactaatactaTAGACAATAAgcataataaaatagaaaaaaaacatgtTGTACAGGAAAAGGgcaaggaagaaaaaaatatggtaCAATTGCATCAACCTGTTTTGTATGAACCTTCTGAACATCCGCAAGTtgaaatttcaaaaattattgagGAAAATGATAATGCAATGGACTATACTTTGGATGTGGACgatgttaaaaaataccaaaaaatgCTAAACAAGATGGCTAACAGTAATAGAACTTCCCATGATTTAAAGAACtcagtaaaaaaaatcaccaCTTGCGAAGTTAGAGTTAGATTTCCTGATAGATCATTCTTaagttctttttttaaaccgGATGAAAGTGCACATGAATTATATGAATTTGTACgtaaaactttattatcttttgaATTAGAATTTGAATTGTATTTATCGCATCCATATACAAAGATCCCTGATGATTTTAACTTGAAATTAGTTGACGATTTGAAATTTGAATCCAAAACCAtggttgttttattatctaaGTCATCAGGGCCCTATTTTAAATCTGATATTGAAGTTAAATCCTTGAATATtcaagataataataatggttaCTCAAAGCATGAAGATACAAAAACCTCTAATGTGCCTTTACTTGGAAAAAATGCGCAACATGCCGAACCAATTATTGGCGATACTAAGGAGcctaacaacaacaacaacaacaacaataataataagaaggATATTGCTAAGAATAAACAtgatatacaaaaaaaaatgtcaaaatttttaagattaagcaaaaaataa
- a CDS encoding elongation factor 1-gamma family protein (similar to Saccharomyces cerevisiae YKL081W | TEF4 | Translation Elongation Factor), translating to MYRFTNIYYYENKIMCNIILHMGSFLRTVINSIKDEKVKRSLLGSTNEEQASVLKWLSFTNSDFISSVANIFRIVTGKVSFNKKALDAAYVALDTQASIFETRLTDYTYLVNEHITLADIFTAAAFTFPFSTVIGAEWRKSHPAIVRWFNTVIESPILKGAYGSFEPIVKPLEWVPPKKEKKEQKPKQEKKKAEAKPKATEEPAAEPKKPKHPLSLLPKATSLDLEEWKRKYSNEDTRPVALPWFWEHYNPEEYSIWKVAYKYNDELTMTFMSNNLVGGFFNRLSGSVKYMFGCLVVYGENNNNGIIGAILIRGQDFKPAFDVAPDWESYSYENLDPVNKPEDKEFVNDMWAWDKPVVINGETREIADGKVLK from the coding sequence ATGTATCGATTTACtaacatttattattatgaaaacaaaattatgtGCAATATAATTTTACACATGGGTTCATTTTTACGTACAGTTATTAACTCAATCAAAGATGAAAAGGTTAAGAGATCTTTATTGGGAAGTACCAATGAAGAACAAGCTTCTGTTTTGAAATGGTTGTCTTTTACCAATTCTGACTTTATAAGTTCTGTTGCTAACATTTTTCGTATAGTCACCGGTAAGGTTTCATTTAACAAAAAGGCTTTGGATGCTGCCTATGTTGCTTTGGATACCCAAGCCAGTATTTTTGAAACCAGATTAACCGACTACACATACTTGGTTAATGAACACATCACTTTGGCTGATATTTTTACTGCTGCTGCTTTCACATTCCCATTTTCCACTGTTATTGGTGCTGAATGGAGAAAATCACATCCAGCCATTGTTAGATGGTTCAATACTGTTATTGAATCACCTATTTTGAAGGGTGCTTATGGTTCTTTTGAACCAATTGTTAAGCCATTGGAATGGGTTCCACcaaagaaggaaaagaaggaaCAAAAACCAAAgcaagaaaagaagaaggcTGAAGCTAAACCAAAAGCAACTGAAGAACCAGCTGCTGAACCAAAAAAACCAAAGCATCCTTTGTCATTATTACCTAAGGCCACTTCCTTGGACTTGGAAGAATGGAAGAGAAAATATTCCAACGAAGATACTAGACCAGTTGCTTTACCATGGTTCTGGGAACATTATAACCCAGAAGAATACTCTATCTGGAAAGTTGCTTACAAGTATAACGATGAATTGACCATGACATTTATGTCTAACAACTTGGTTGGTGGTTTTTTCAACAGATTGAGTGGTTCTGTTAAATACATGTTTGGTTGTTTAGTTGTTTACGgtgaaaacaacaacaatggtATTATTGGTGCTATTTTAATCAGAGGCCAAGATTTCAAACCAGCTTTTGATGTTGCTCCAGATTGGGAATCCTACTCTTATGAAAATTTGGACCCAGTGAACAAACCAGAAGACAAGGAATTTGTCAATGACATGTGGGCTTGGGACAAACCAGTTGTTATTAATGGTGAAACCAGAGAAATTGCTGATGGTAAAGTTTTGaaatga
- the RRP14 gene encoding ribosome biosynthesis protein RRP14 (similar to Saccharomyces cerevisiae YKL082C | RRP14 | Ribosomal RNA Processing), giving the protein MKEKRKAPGTKVTGAPLSRESLLQQRKLKTLERKRTIDAVESDDDDEDDDPSEESDSDDDSELQPNEVIFQNIQFNDGTKITSDLQKLRGTNTGTKKHGPNNKDLKAHLKILEKKKEKLQNKNELELIQIKEKEKWQRAQLKTQGIKLKDNESLLRKALKRKEQQKRKSAFQWNDRKQQIVSNIAEKQKRREENLQIRKENKNRKQNKRVKMKKSLNGLKSNKNLIIKKKKNNNTNGNRGKETGYRNGSNNANGHSKRAGFEGRLKR; this is encoded by the coding sequence atgaaggaaaaaagaaaagcccCTGGTACTAAAGTTACTGGTGCCCCACTATCTAGAGAATCTTTATTGCAACAAAGAAAACTGAAAACacttgaaagaaaaagaactATAGATGCTGTTGAAAGCGACGACgatgatgaggatgatGATCCAAGCGAAGAAAGCGACAGTGATGATGATTCTGAACTTCAACCAAATGAGgttatatttcaaaatattcagTTTAATGACGGCACGAAAATTACTTCAGATCTCCAAAAGCTAAGAGGTACCAATACAGGAACAAAGAAACATGGACCCAATAACAAAGATTTAAAGGcacatttaaaaatattagagaaaaagaaggaaaaattacaaaataaaaatgagtTAGAATTGATTCagattaaagaaaaagaaaagtggCAAAGAGCTCAATTGAAAACTCAGggtattaaattaaaagataacGAGAGCCTATTGCGTAAGGCCTTAAAGAGAAAGGAACagcaaaaaagaaaatctgCTTTTCAATGGAACGATCGGAAACAACAAATCGTTTCTAATATTGCAGAAAagcaaaaaagaagagaagaAAATTTGCAAATaaggaaagaaaacaagaacagaaaacaaaataaaagggttaaaatgaaaaagtcTCTAAATGGTTTAAAATCGAACAAAAActtaattattaaaaagaaaaagaataataataccaatggTAATAGGGGCAAAGAAACTGGGTATCGTAACGGTAGTAACAATGCTAATGGACATAGCAAAAGGGCTGGTTTTGAAGGTCGTTTGAAAAGGTAG